The Thermosulfurimonas sp. F29 genome includes a window with the following:
- a CDS encoding peptidylprolyl isomerase, translating to MRRAKVGDVVSIYCVGMLENGEIFEQTPEGEPFYFQVGSPEIIPGLSEAVVGMAEGEEKEVLLSPDKAFGERDENLVREIPREAISLETEPQVGMMLNLIVDTPQGEMQFPALVTAVDDQKIVLDLNPPLAGKNVIFRIKLLGIHDQEELELQGL from the coding sequence ATGCGCAGGGCCAAGGTAGGAGATGTGGTAAGTATTTATTGCGTGGGTATGCTGGAAAACGGGGAGATCTTCGAACAGACCCCGGAAGGGGAACCTTTCTACTTCCAGGTGGGTTCTCCGGAAATCATCCCCGGGTTGTCCGAGGCCGTGGTGGGTATGGCCGAGGGTGAGGAGAAGGAGGTGCTTCTTTCCCCGGACAAGGCCTTCGGGGAGAGGGACGAGAACCTGGTGCGGGAGATTCCCCGGGAGGCCATCTCCCTTGAAACGGAGCCCCAGGTGGGCATGATGCTCAATCTCATCGTGGACACCCCCCAGGGGGAGATGCAGTTTCCGGCTCTGGTCACCGCGGTGGATGATCAAAAAATCGTTCTGGACCTGAATCCCCCTCTGGCCGGCAAGAATGTCATCTTTCGCATCAAGCTTCTGGGGATTCACGATCAGGAGGAGTTAGAGCTTCAGGGCCTCTAG
- the lpxC gene encoding UDP-3-O-acyl-N-acetylglucosamine deacetylase, translating into MQKFQQTLAASVVLEGEGVFSGKTVRVWLEPAEADAGVVFVREDLPGAPRIALRPENVLGTEGATVISDGKNSVYLVEHLLSALHGLGIDNVIVRVWGPEIPLFDGSAEVFVREILACGLRLQPAAKRFVEVLRPFEVRNGVGRVLFRPADELRISVRIAFDHPLIGEQELSLRVNPLSYQKEVAFARTFGFKEDLLRRREKGLLRGGSLENALVLDDKGVINGKLRARDEFVRHKALDLLGDLFVAGWALRGEIQAELSGHRLHIEAVKSLLSAPQAVRFSDGLPALALFFLAQPRNRAVRPRC; encoded by the coding sequence ATGCAGAAGTTTCAGCAGACGCTTGCGGCAAGTGTAGTTCTGGAAGGGGAGGGAGTATTTTCCGGGAAGACCGTAAGGGTGTGGCTTGAGCCGGCGGAAGCGGACGCCGGGGTAGTCTTTGTGCGGGAGGATCTTCCCGGAGCGCCGCGCATTGCGTTGCGTCCGGAAAATGTCCTGGGCACCGAAGGGGCCACGGTGATTTCTGACGGGAAAAACAGCGTGTACCTGGTGGAACACCTCCTTTCGGCCCTCCACGGCCTGGGCATCGACAATGTGATCGTGCGGGTATGGGGACCGGAGATACCGCTTTTTGACGGCTCGGCGGAGGTGTTTGTGCGCGAGATTCTGGCCTGCGGTCTGCGGTTGCAACCCGCGGCCAAGCGTTTCGTGGAGGTTTTGCGTCCCTTCGAGGTGCGCAACGGGGTGGGGCGCGTTCTATTTCGCCCGGCCGATGAACTGCGCATATCGGTGCGCATTGCCTTTGATCATCCCCTTATCGGGGAACAGGAACTATCCCTGCGGGTCAATCCTCTTTCCTACCAGAAGGAGGTGGCCTTTGCCCGGACCTTCGGCTTCAAGGAGGATCTCCTGCGCCGGCGCGAGAAGGGTCTTCTTCGCGGGGGGAGCCTGGAGAACGCTCTGGTGCTGGACGATAAAGGGGTGATCAATGGTAAATTGCGGGCCCGTGACGAATTCGTGCGGCACAAAGCCCTCGACCTTCTGGGGGATCTTTTCGTGGCCGGCTGGGCCCTTCGCGGCGAGATTCAGGCCGAACTCTCCGGGCACCGTCTCCACATCGAAGCGGTGAAGAGCCTTCTTTCCGCTCCCCAGGCGGTGCGTTTCTCCGATGGCCTTCCGGCTCTGGCCCTTTTTTTCCTGGCCCAGCCCCGGAATCGGGCCGTTCGTCCTAGGTGTTGA
- the era gene encoding GTPase Era: protein MSEAKGDKERSFRSGFVAIVGLPNVGKSTLMNQLLGTKVAIATPKPQTTRFQVRGILTGPDYQVVFVDTPGIHQARDLFNRLMVEQAVRAIEEVDGVLWVVDASERRPEAEEKILEILRRVNKPAVLALNKIDLVKKAELLPMIDYFSRIYPFRAIVPVSALERDGLPDLLQEIVALLPEGPPYYPSEMVTDQPERVLAAEIIREKLFMLTRQEIPYSTAVVVEEFREDPGKNLLVIQATIYVEKDSQKGIVIGKGGQMLKKIGTLAREELEFIFGKRVYLDLWVKVLKGWRKEERLLRRLEFPYF from the coding sequence GTGAGTGAGGCTAAGGGAGATAAGGAGAGATCTTTTCGTTCCGGGTTCGTGGCCATAGTGGGGCTCCCCAATGTGGGAAAATCCACTCTCATGAACCAGCTCCTGGGCACCAAAGTGGCCATAGCCACCCCCAAGCCCCAGACCACGCGTTTTCAGGTCCGGGGCATCCTTACCGGGCCGGACTATCAGGTGGTCTTCGTGGACACGCCGGGTATTCACCAGGCCCGGGACCTCTTTAATCGTCTCATGGTGGAGCAGGCCGTGCGAGCCATTGAGGAGGTTGACGGGGTTCTGTGGGTGGTGGATGCCTCCGAACGCCGACCAGAGGCGGAAGAGAAGATCCTGGAGATTCTGCGCCGGGTCAACAAACCCGCGGTGCTGGCCCTGAACAAGATCGACCTGGTCAAAAAGGCTGAGCTCCTCCCCATGATCGACTACTTCTCGCGCATCTATCCCTTCCGGGCTATCGTGCCGGTCTCGGCCCTGGAGCGGGACGGTCTTCCGGATCTGCTCCAGGAGATCGTGGCCCTCCTTCCGGAGGGGCCGCCCTACTATCCGTCGGAAATGGTGACCGACCAGCCGGAAAGGGTGCTCGCCGCGGAAATCATCCGGGAAAAACTCTTCATGCTCACCCGGCAGGAGATTCCCTACTCCACCGCGGTGGTGGTGGAGGAATTCCGGGAGGATCCGGGAAAGAATCTGCTGGTCATTCAGGCTACCATATATGTGGAAAAGGATTCGCAGAAGGGCATCGTGATAGGGAAGGGCGGACAGATGCTTAAAAAGATCGGAACGCTCGCCCGGGAGGAACTAGAGTTCATCTTCGGAAAGAGGGTGTATCTTGACCTCTGGGTCAAGGTGCTCAAGGGCTGGAGGAAGGAAGAACGCCTTCTGCGACGCCTGGAGTTTCCGTACTTTTAG
- a CDS encoding hydantoinase/oxoprolinase family protein: MRVAVDTGGTFTDFVAEAEGVLLTHKVPSTPEDPSRAILRGLSELAERTGEPVAEVLHGTTVGTNAFLTRRGARVALLTTRGFEDVVFIGRQARPALYDFMVEKPRPVVARSLVLGVRERVLADGTVEVPLTGEELERVRTWVKNRRPEAVAVCFLHAYAFPEHERRVARVLADLGLHISLSSEVRPEFREFERTSTTLLNAYLAPVMGRYVRNLAAALPESRIFIMQSNGGLMPAEAVEARAVTTLLSGPAGGVMGALAVARKVGFERIITLDMGGTSTDVSLCDGAPTYTREYEIEGHPVALPLIDIHTIGAGGGSLAWFDAGGALRVGPQSAGADPGPACYGRGGTRPTVTDAHVLAGRLLPHRFLGGRMPLHPERATRALAETGAPRGLSPEALARAIIEITNTNMETALRRVSLERGYDPREFVLVAFGGAGALHAAELTERLAIPRVLVPRLSGVLSALGILTAEPRFDFTAGLRPSRDPVSREFLAARLAALREKAREEIRRLGFPEGDLSFREFVDLRYRGQSFEITVPFGPDFEEAFHREHERLYGFRLPEKPLEATAVRLSATVCRPVPELPPFRGGEGLRPVEHTGLLVGKGRRLRSPVYLWEELPVEAEFSGPALVVSDFATVYLPPGFRAACDRYGNLHLYRF, from the coding sequence GTGCGCGTTGCGGTTGACACCGGGGGAACCTTCACCGACTTCGTGGCCGAGGCGGAGGGTGTCCTTTTAACCCACAAGGTGCCCTCCACTCCGGAGGATCCCTCCCGGGCCATCCTTCGGGGGCTTTCCGAGCTGGCCGAACGCACCGGTGAGCCCGTGGCGGAGGTCCTTCACGGCACCACCGTGGGCACCAACGCCTTTCTCACCCGCCGGGGGGCTCGCGTGGCCCTTCTCACCACCCGCGGTTTCGAGGATGTCGTCTTTATCGGGCGCCAGGCCCGGCCGGCTCTTTACGACTTCATGGTGGAAAAACCCCGGCCGGTGGTGGCCAGGAGCCTGGTGCTGGGAGTGCGGGAGCGGGTGCTCGCCGACGGCACGGTGGAAGTCCCCCTCACCGGGGAGGAACTGGAGCGGGTGCGGACCTGGGTGAAGAACAGGCGTCCGGAGGCGGTAGCGGTATGTTTCCTGCACGCTTACGCGTTTCCGGAACACGAGCGTCGCGTGGCCCGGGTCCTTGCGGATCTGGGGCTTCACATCTCCCTTTCCTCGGAGGTGCGGCCGGAGTTCCGGGAGTTCGAGCGCACCTCCACCACCCTGCTCAATGCCTATCTGGCCCCGGTGATGGGCCGCTATGTGAGGAACCTCGCCGCGGCTCTTCCCGAAAGCCGCATCTTCATCATGCAGTCCAACGGTGGGCTCATGCCGGCGGAGGCCGTGGAGGCCCGGGCGGTGACGACCCTCCTTTCCGGGCCGGCCGGAGGGGTAATGGGGGCGCTCGCCGTGGCCCGAAAGGTCGGGTTCGAGAGGATTATCACCCTCGACATGGGCGGGACCTCCACGGATGTCTCTCTCTGCGACGGAGCCCCCACCTACACCCGGGAGTACGAGATCGAGGGACACCCGGTGGCCCTTCCCCTCATCGACATTCACACCATCGGGGCCGGGGGTGGGTCGCTGGCCTGGTTTGACGCGGGCGGGGCGCTCAGGGTGGGGCCGCAGAGCGCCGGTGCGGACCCCGGGCCGGCCTGCTACGGACGGGGAGGCACCCGACCCACCGTAACCGACGCCCATGTGCTGGCCGGTCGCCTTCTTCCGCACCGGTTCCTGGGCGGGCGCATGCCCCTTCACCCGGAGCGGGCCACCCGGGCGCTTGCCGAGACCGGAGCCCCACGGGGGCTCTCCCCCGAGGCCCTCGCCAGGGCCATCATCGAGATCACCAACACCAACATGGAAACCGCCCTGCGCAGGGTCTCCCTTGAGCGGGGCTACGATCCCCGGGAATTCGTCCTGGTGGCCTTCGGCGGAGCCGGGGCCCTTCACGCCGCGGAGCTCACCGAACGGCTGGCCATCCCCCGGGTGCTGGTCCCCAGACTTTCGGGAGTCCTTTCGGCCCTGGGAATACTCACCGCCGAGCCGCGCTTCGACTTCACCGCCGGCCTGCGTCCCTCCCGGGATCCCGTCTCCCGGGAGTTTCTGGCGGCAAGACTCGCCGCCCTCCGGGAGAAGGCCCGGGAGGAGATCCGGCGTCTGGGCTTTCCCGAGGGGGACCTCTCCTTCCGGGAGTTCGTGGACCTGCGCTATCGCGGCCAGTCCTTCGAAATAACCGTGCCCTTCGGTCCGGACTTCGAGGAGGCCTTTCATCGGGAACACGAAAGACTTTACGGGTTCCGGCTCCCGGAAAAGCCCCTCGAGGCCACCGCGGTACGGCTCTCGGCCACGGTGTGCCGCCCCGTTCCGGAGCTGCCTCCCTTCCGGGGAGGAGAAGGGCTTCGCCCCGTGGAGCATACCGGCCTCCTGGTGGGGAAGGGACGCCGGCTCCGGAGCCCGGTCTACCTCTGGGAGGAGCTGCCGGTGGAGGCGGAATTTTCCGGACCCGCCCTGGTGGTGAGCGACTTCGCCACCGTTTACCTCCCTCCCGGATTCCGGGCCGCCTGCGACCGCTACGGAAACCTCCACCTCTATCGTTTCTAG
- a CDS encoding YfcE family phosphodiesterase: protein MKLAILSDSHDHIPNLRRAISRAREAGARVCFHCGDLISPFMVPVLAEFPGPVHLILGNNRGDPHLLEKQVARFENVHFHGEFAFLEEGGLSIAMVHYPELARGFAATGDYDLVLCGHTHVYKVLRVGRTLVINPGEILGKEGAPTFVLYDTESGEVERVELEG, encoded by the coding sequence GTGAAACTGGCCATCCTGAGCGACAGCCACGACCACATCCCCAACCTGCGCCGGGCCATCTCGCGGGCCCGGGAGGCCGGGGCCCGGGTGTGTTTCCACTGCGGCGACCTCATCTCCCCCTTCATGGTCCCGGTGCTGGCCGAGTTTCCGGGGCCGGTGCACCTGATCCTGGGCAACAACCGGGGGGACCCGCACCTTCTCGAAAAACAGGTGGCCCGCTTCGAGAATGTGCACTTTCACGGAGAATTCGCCTTCCTCGAGGAAGGCGGACTCTCCATAGCCATGGTCCACTATCCGGAGCTGGCCCGGGGGTTTGCCGCCACCGGGGACTACGACCTGGTCCTCTGCGGGCACACGCATGTTTACAAGGTCCTTCGGGTGGGCCGGACCCTGGTGATCAATCCCGGCGAGATCCTGGGCAAGGAGGGAGCCCCCACCTTCGTCCTCTACGACACCGAAAGCGGCGAGGTAGAGAGGGTGGAACTTGAGGGATAG
- a CDS encoding HAD-IC family P-type ATPase, with protein MEKTDPVRGLSGEEVRRLRARYGPNLLPALPGRSPLKILLAQFRSLFIYALIVAGVVSYFVGEAVDAAVILAVVFINALIGFFQEYKAERTLEGLKEYLSPRALVVREGRVQSIPAEELVPGDVLILRAGMKIPADARLLEARGLLVDESVLTGESLPVEKAPGEVPEGAPLAERKNMVFSGTLVVNGEGRAVVVATGAHTEFGKIARLMGEVRLPKTPLARKLEGFTRVVSVAIVILAGLTFGVGYLRKFPLEESFMAAVALAVSAIPEGLPVILTVALAMGVKRMARKKAVVRYLPAVETLGSTTVIFTDKTGTLTRNQLVLEVVVRPGGEVRSPERLAPPDPLLESVALTLEEGHPLDEAIRESLPLGGEWSTGYRVLDKKPFDSSRKYSVLLVEKEGRRWILLKGAPEIVLARCEAASPLEGVLTELAADGLRLIAFARRETRDESLGDLPEKGFEPLGLLGFRDPPRPEAAEAIRTCLSAGIRVKMVTGDHPLTAEAIGHRVGLSGKAVTGEEITRLAPEEAYALLSGTDLVARATPETKLRLIEAFKARGEIVAMTGDGVNDAPALRAAHIGVAMGSGTEVAKEAADMVLLDDNFATLVAAVEEGRTVFDNLRKTLLFILPTNGGECLLLLGSLLLASALPVLPLHILWINLVTTVALAVTLAFEPAEEVVMARPPRPPDAPLLDRGLLVQILLVSVLMAGITWAGFSWWKARGTLAEARAVAVNLLVFMEAFYLLNTRFLGRAPWDPRRLVSGNPALLPGLAVIVILQALFTYLPFLDRIFRVAPLPPVAWGPILGGGILLFVLVELKKRLRSAS; from the coding sequence ATGGAAAAGACGGATCCCGTGCGGGGTCTTTCCGGGGAGGAGGTTCGTCGGCTTCGGGCCCGTTACGGTCCCAATCTTCTGCCGGCGCTTCCCGGGCGATCCCCCCTTAAGATCCTCCTGGCGCAGTTCCGCTCCCTCTTCATCTACGCCCTGATCGTGGCCGGCGTGGTTTCCTACTTCGTGGGAGAGGCGGTGGATGCGGCGGTGATTCTGGCCGTGGTCTTCATCAACGCCCTGATCGGTTTCTTCCAGGAATACAAGGCCGAACGCACCCTGGAAGGCCTTAAAGAGTATCTTAGCCCCAGGGCCCTGGTGGTCAGGGAGGGCCGGGTGCAGAGCATTCCGGCCGAGGAGCTGGTCCCCGGGGATGTGCTGATTCTCCGGGCGGGGATGAAGATCCCGGCGGACGCCCGGTTGCTGGAGGCCCGGGGGCTTCTGGTGGACGAATCCGTGCTCACCGGAGAAAGTCTCCCGGTGGAAAAGGCCCCCGGGGAGGTTCCGGAAGGAGCTCCCCTGGCGGAACGCAAAAACATGGTTTTTTCCGGAACTCTGGTGGTGAACGGCGAGGGCCGGGCCGTGGTGGTAGCCACCGGGGCCCACACCGAATTCGGCAAGATAGCCCGCCTCATGGGGGAGGTGCGTCTGCCCAAGACCCCTCTCGCCCGGAAGCTGGAGGGATTCACCCGGGTGGTAAGCGTGGCCATAGTGATCCTGGCCGGTCTCACCTTCGGGGTGGGCTACCTCCGGAAGTTTCCCCTGGAGGAATCCTTCATGGCCGCGGTGGCGCTCGCGGTCTCGGCCATCCCGGAGGGCCTTCCGGTGATCCTCACCGTGGCCCTGGCCATGGGGGTGAAACGCATGGCCCGTAAGAAGGCCGTGGTGCGTTACCTTCCGGCGGTGGAGACCCTAGGCAGCACCACCGTGATCTTCACGGACAAGACCGGCACCCTGACCCGGAACCAGCTGGTGCTCGAGGTGGTGGTTCGGCCCGGGGGAGAGGTCCGCTCCCCGGAGCGGCTCGCGCCTCCGGATCCCCTCCTCGAGAGCGTGGCCCTCACCCTGGAGGAAGGCCATCCTCTGGACGAGGCCATCCGGGAGAGCCTCCCCCTGGGCGGGGAGTGGAGCACCGGCTATAGAGTGTTGGACAAGAAACCCTTTGACTCCTCGCGCAAGTATTCCGTTCTGTTGGTGGAAAAGGAAGGACGGCGCTGGATCCTCCTCAAGGGGGCTCCGGAAATCGTCCTGGCCCGCTGCGAGGCCGCCTCCCCGCTGGAGGGGGTTCTAACCGAACTCGCCGCCGACGGACTCCGTCTCATCGCCTTTGCCCGCAGAGAAACCCGGGATGAGAGCCTGGGGGACCTTCCCGAAAAAGGGTTTGAGCCCCTGGGACTCCTGGGCTTCCGGGATCCTCCCCGGCCCGAGGCCGCGGAGGCGATCCGAACCTGCCTTTCCGCAGGCATAAGGGTCAAGATGGTCACCGGGGATCATCCCCTCACCGCCGAAGCCATAGGCCACCGGGTGGGGCTTTCGGGAAAAGCCGTCACCGGGGAGGAGATCACTCGTCTCGCCCCGGAGGAGGCTTACGCCCTTCTTTCCGGGACGGATCTCGTGGCCCGGGCCACCCCGGAGACCAAGCTTCGTCTCATCGAGGCCTTCAAGGCGCGGGGAGAGATCGTGGCCATGACCGGGGACGGGGTGAACGATGCTCCGGCGCTCAGGGCCGCACACATAGGCGTGGCCATGGGGAGCGGCACCGAGGTGGCCAAGGAGGCCGCGGACATGGTCCTTCTCGACGACAACTTCGCCACCCTGGTGGCCGCGGTGGAGGAAGGTCGCACCGTCTTCGACAACCTCAGGAAGACCCTGCTCTTCATCCTCCCCACCAACGGGGGAGAATGTCTCCTTCTCCTGGGGAGCCTGCTTCTGGCCTCGGCGCTTCCGGTGCTTCCTCTGCACATCCTCTGGATCAACCTGGTGACCACCGTGGCCCTGGCGGTAACCCTGGCCTTCGAGCCCGCGGAGGAGGTGGTCATGGCCCGTCCTCCTCGTCCCCCGGACGCCCCCCTGCTGGATCGGGGGTTACTCGTTCAGATCCTTCTGGTCTCGGTGCTCATGGCGGGAATCACCTGGGCGGGATTTTCCTGGTGGAAAGCCCGGGGAACGCTGGCCGAGGCCCGCGCCGTAGCCGTGAACCTGCTGGTCTTCATGGAAGCCTTTTATCTACTCAACACCCGATTCTTGGGACGGGCCCCCTGGGACCCGCGCCGGCTTGTTTCCGGAAATCCGGCCCTTCTGCCCGGGCTGGCGGTGATAGTGATTCTTCAGGCGCTCTTCACCTACCTTCCCTTTCTGGACCGCATCTTCCGGGTGGCTCCGCTCCCTCCCGTGGCCTGGGGACCCATCCTGGGAGGAGGAATCCTGCTTTTCGTGCTGGTGGAACTCAAAAAACGCCTCCGGTCCGCCTCTTGA
- a CDS encoding FapA family protein, whose product MSTAVLTLEGGYQLRTSPDGMEAWLEPPPSPAEYPSLREKLKEVGLTGLLDPPVREDGRLIVARGRPPEPGEDGKIEFLVDFSRGPREISPHRVDWREVNALVSVPAGTVVARITPPTPGIPGLTVWGEPVPAQPGRKIRIREELPSTDQDLAAVEDLIKTEEKGGQVDLTLGPGLIYDSREGTIVAREGGFLELRGKHLRLYPVYTLGGDVDWTTGNIRFYGKKLTIKGTVRRGFLVESAGDLEIHGNVEDGVRIQTGGSLIVQGIVKGERIEVHAEREAFLNIVEYASVKVRGNLTVSGYLLQARVIVGGMLSVMGKEGILGGEVFVEGSAVVSVLGSPAFVKTLIKVGYNYEVAEEVKKLEEEFSRLDEVTDRMKEALVQGIRLARAGRLTPEKRVIVEKLYQVLKKRILEMADIKERIKALETRLDKGDFAFLQVTMRAYPNVVVGIGKNAILLKKEHGPGIFRLEGAKIAFRGQN is encoded by the coding sequence ATGAGCACCGCGGTCCTTACCCTGGAAGGCGGCTATCAGCTCAGAACTTCCCCGGACGGAATGGAGGCCTGGCTGGAGCCTCCTCCGTCCCCTGCGGAGTATCCTTCCCTCAGGGAAAAGCTGAAAGAAGTGGGGCTTACCGGCCTCCTGGATCCTCCCGTCCGGGAAGACGGGCGTCTGATCGTGGCCCGCGGGCGGCCTCCGGAGCCCGGGGAGGACGGCAAGATCGAGTTTCTGGTGGACTTCTCCCGGGGACCGCGGGAGATCTCCCCCCACCGGGTGGACTGGCGCGAGGTTAACGCCCTAGTCTCGGTGCCCGCGGGAACGGTGGTGGCCCGCATCACTCCCCCCACGCCGGGCATTCCCGGGCTCACGGTGTGGGGCGAGCCCGTTCCGGCCCAGCCGGGCCGAAAGATCCGGATACGGGAAGAACTCCCTTCCACGGATCAGGATCTCGCAGCCGTGGAGGATCTCATCAAGACCGAAGAAAAAGGAGGACAGGTGGACCTGACCCTGGGCCCCGGACTGATCTACGATAGCCGCGAGGGCACCATCGTGGCCCGGGAAGGGGGGTTCCTGGAGTTGCGGGGGAAGCACCTGCGACTGTATCCGGTCTATACCCTGGGGGGAGATGTGGACTGGACTACGGGAAACATCCGGTTTTATGGTAAAAAGTTAACAATCAAAGGCACGGTGCGAAGGGGTTTCCTGGTGGAAAGTGCCGGGGACCTGGAGATCCACGGCAATGTGGAGGACGGAGTCAGGATCCAGACCGGCGGGTCTCTGATCGTTCAGGGAATCGTGAAGGGGGAACGCATCGAGGTCCATGCTGAACGCGAGGCCTTCCTCAACATCGTGGAGTATGCCTCGGTAAAAGTCCGGGGAAACCTCACCGTGAGCGGGTATCTGCTTCAGGCCCGGGTGATCGTTGGGGGGATGCTTTCGGTGATGGGAAAGGAGGGTATTCTGGGGGGAGAGGTCTTCGTGGAGGGCTCGGCGGTGGTGAGTGTGCTGGGCAGCCCTGCCTTCGTAAAGACCCTGATCAAGGTGGGCTACAATTACGAGGTGGCCGAGGAGGTAAAAAAACTGGAGGAGGAATTTTCCAGGCTGGACGAGGTCACCGACCGCATGAAAGAGGCCCTGGTTCAGGGGATAAGATTGGCCCGGGCCGGGCGCCTGACCCCGGAAAAGAGGGTTATAGTGGAAAAACTCTATCAGGTGCTCAAAAAAAGAATCCTGGAGATGGCGGACATCAAAGAGAGGATCAAGGCCCTGGAGACCCGGCTTGATAAGGGGGACTTTGCCTTCCTACAGGTTACCATGCGGGCCTATCCCAATGTGGTGGTGGGTATAGGGAAAAATGCCATTCTGCTAAAAAAAGAACATGGCCCCGGAATCTTTCGACTGGAGGGTGCCAAAATAGCCTTCAGGGGGCAAAATTGA
- a CDS encoding CZB domain-containing protein gives MKNKPSSQLKHLRKALEKVVKEISELFEKEVSFEKRLKDRKDPSRMDSLYIELVILDFLQKKALLIKEALKCKDFSEHLELDPQKCAVGKFLSSFCPLTEVGRYLVEEIRGVHEKLHEEARRLAEEIRTRNPDCEDIRKILQERLFPLFNELLELLIDLSNHLEKGEPEN, from the coding sequence TTGAAAAATAAACCTTCCTCACAATTGAAACACCTCCGGAAAGCCCTTGAGAAAGTAGTTAAAGAAATCTCGGAACTCTTTGAAAAGGAAGTATCCTTCGAGAAAAGACTCAAAGACCGGAAGGATCCTTCCCGGATGGATTCTCTTTACATAGAACTGGTAATTTTGGACTTCCTGCAAAAAAAAGCCCTTCTCATAAAAGAGGCCCTCAAGTGCAAGGATTTCTCCGAACATCTGGAACTTGATCCTCAAAAATGTGCGGTGGGGAAGTTCCTTTCCTCCTTCTGTCCCTTGACGGAGGTGGGCAGGTATCTGGTGGAGGAAATCCGAGGGGTGCACGAGAAGCTTCACGAGGAGGCCCGTCGGCTGGCCGAAGAGATCCGCACCCGGAATCCCGACTGTGAGGATATTCGAAAGATCCTGCAGGAACGGCTCTTTCCCCTCTTCAACGAACTCCTGGAATTGCTAATAGATCTCTCCAATCATCTCGAAAAAGGAGAACCCGAGAACTGA
- a CDS encoding carbohydrate kinase family protein produces the protein MAIFVGSGALNLDLFYEVSELAELSFPGVEFRPGGEAAGDRETLYALRDYLEARGRFVAALGGGSAANTVWALSRFGFKTAFIGAAGRDEEGERALAELAEEGVDLSRVVISGTTGMALIVLDRRRDRFIFVSPGTAEKALAEFDPPLKKGEWLHLSSLITGEGLAFHRRLIRRAFGPTSLDPGEIYAARGFKTLRPLLERTSLLFITEAELDTLGLPPERLLATGPELIFVKRGPRGVTVFSRRNGAFSLPAESPPRVVDNTGAGDFFNAGVLAGLARGLSPEAAARLGVTVAAVSLRDYGRRGCPSRKEFLNWLGELFAGDKRNGTSRRYG, from the coding sequence ATGGCGATTTTTGTCGGTTCCGGGGCCCTTAACCTGGACCTCTTCTACGAGGTGTCCGAGCTGGCGGAGCTTTCCTTTCCGGGGGTGGAGTTTCGTCCCGGGGGAGAGGCCGCCGGCGACCGGGAGACCCTCTACGCCCTGCGGGATTATCTGGAGGCCCGGGGAAGGTTCGTAGCGGCCCTGGGAGGGGGGTCCGCGGCCAACACGGTGTGGGCGCTTTCCCGTTTCGGCTTTAAAACCGCCTTCATCGGGGCCGCCGGCCGCGACGAGGAGGGCGAGCGCGCGCTCGCCGAGCTTGCGGAAGAGGGCGTGGACCTTTCCCGGGTGGTGATCTCCGGCACCACCGGCATGGCCCTCATCGTGCTCGATCGGAGGAGGGATCGCTTCATCTTCGTTTCCCCCGGGACGGCCGAAAAGGCCCTGGCGGAGTTCGATCCCCCCCTCAAAAAGGGTGAGTGGCTGCACCTGAGCTCCCTGATCACCGGGGAAGGTCTGGCCTTCCACCGGCGTCTGATCCGGAGGGCTTTCGGGCCGACGAGCCTTGACCCCGGTGAAATCTACGCCGCCCGCGGTTTCAAAACCCTGAGACCCCTCCTCGAAAGGACCTCTCTCCTTTTCATTACCGAGGCCGAACTCGACACCCTGGGCCTTCCTCCGGAAAGACTCCTGGCCACGGGACCGGAGTTGATCTTCGTAAAACGAGGCCCCCGGGGGGTTACGGTTTTTAGCAGGAGGAACGGGGCTTTCAGTCTTCCGGCGGAAAGCCCCCCACGGGTGGTGGACAACACCGGGGCCGGAGACTTCTTCAACGCCGGCGTGCTTGCGGGTCTGGCCCGGGGGCTTTCCCCGGAGGCGGCGGCCCGCCTGGGAGTCACGGTGGCCGCGGTGAGCCTTCGCGACTACGGCCGCCGGGGTTGTCCGTCCCGGAAGGAGTTTTTAAACTGGCTTGGCGAACTCTTCGCCGGAGATAAGAGAAATGGAACTTCCCGGAGGTACGGATAA